One window from the genome of Salvia miltiorrhiza cultivar Shanhuang (shh) chromosome 7, IMPLAD_Smil_shh, whole genome shotgun sequence encodes:
- the LOC130995647 gene encoding probable DNA primase large subunit, with the protein MEIVGSRRKPLLSSAGDAAPTIPIYRSAPELEVRLEDFELYAVHRLRVLKGISDGLSRGKKPNEMENLVKELLKVHMSHPEASEVTNKDIISHFVLRLVYCREEELRRWFLSMETTLFRYRFLLETSEAQRALLTEFDLPYKAVTNAEYENVKEKLNQVARSTNSSADTIYYKVPFEQVPDLVASRRVFIMKGHAYVAMNQVVSLLMTQYRSHLSKALVLTNRKWTSMIREQEKDRLTPIVEALSTSYLGPDYSQPKDFAEISLKDIDQIARSSFPLCMRHLFEKLREDHHLKHGGRMQLGLFLKGVGLKLDDALAFWKAEFSKKVGAERFDKEYAYSIRHNYGKEGKRTDYTPYSCQKIISSTPGVGDHHGCPYRHFSEENLRAALNKMGVANRALEDVMDKVRNRHYQLACTLTFEAVHGASCDQGINHPNQYYSDSKTNLESRNNSKGT; encoded by the exons ATGGAAATCGTCGGTTCACGCAGGAAACCCTTGCTATCCTCAGCAGGCGACGCCGCTCCGACGATCCCTATATACCGCTCTGCGCCGGAACTCGAAGTCCGGCTCGAAGATTTTGAGCTCTATGCTGTTCATCGTCTTCGAG TTCTCAAAGGAATTTCAGACGGACTATCCCGTGGGAAGAAACCAAACGAGATGGAAAATCTG GTAAAGGAATTATTAAAGGTACACATGAGTCACCCAGAAGCATCTGAAGTTACGAACAAGGACATCATTTCCCACTTTGTTTTGCGCCTTGTCTACTGCAGAGA GGAGGAATTAAGGAGATGGTTCCTTTCAATGGAGACAACCCTTTTTCGCTATCGGTTTCTACTCGAAACTTCTGAGGCTCAG AGGGCATTATTGACAGAGTTTGACCTGCCCTACAAAGCTGTAACCAATGCAGAATATGAG AATGTTAAAGAAAAATTGAACCAAGTAGCACGCTCCACAAATTCCAGTG CTGATACCATATATTACAAG GTGCCATTTGAACAAGTTCCTGATCTTGTAGCAAGTCGACGAGTATTTATCATGAAGGGGCATGCTTATGTTGCTATGAATCAG GTAGTTTCTCTCCTCATGACACAATATCGCAGCCATCTTTCTAAGGCACTCGTACTAACTAACAG AAAATGGACGTCTATGATCAGAGAGCAAGAAAAGGATCGCCTGACTCCT ATTGTCGAAGCCCTATCCACAAGTTATTTAGGTCCTGACTATAGCCAG CCGAAGGACTTTGCAGAGATATCTCTTAAGGACATTGATCAAATTGCTAGAAGCTCATTCCCTCTCTGCATGCGTCATTTATTTGAGAAG CTTAGGGAGGATCATCACTTGAAGCATGGAGGGCGTATGCAATTGGGTCTTTTTCTCAAG GGTGTTGGACTCAAGCTGGATGATGCTCTTGCATTTTGGAAAGCAGAATTTTCCAAAAAG GTTGGCGCTGAAAGATTTGACAAGGAATATGCATACAGCATACGGCACAATTATGGAAAAGAAGGGAAGAGGACG GATTACACACCCTATTCATGCCAAAAGATAATTTCATCAACACCAGGTGTAGGAGATCACCATGGGTGTCCTTATCGTCATTTCAG TGAGGAGAATTTGAGAGCAGCCCTTAATAAGATGGGAGTAGCTAACAGGGCACTTGAGGATGTGATGGATAAAGTGCGGAATAGGCATTATCAG TTGGCATGTACCTTAACATTTGAAGCTGTGCATGGGGCATCTTGTGATCAGGGAATCAATCATCCGAATCAGTACTACAGCGACAGCAAAACAAATTTGGAATCAAGG AATAATTCTAAGGGGACTTAG
- the LOC130995648 gene encoding probable WRKY transcription factor 75, protein MDNFAAAMSSSSSSFFNMMMTSQPHDIDHHQVLIQHNNNGFMEQNQSIPTAAEPENEAKGGKKKGEKKSRKPRFAFQTRSQVDILDDGYRWRKYGQKAVKNNTFPRSYYRCTHQGCNVKKQVQRLSKDEGIVVTTYEGVHSHPIQKSTDNFDHILSQMQIYTSL, encoded by the exons ATGGATAACTTTGCAGCAGCcatgtcttcttcttcatcatcctTCTTCAACATGATGATGACCTCCCAACCACACGATATCGATCATCATCAAGTATTAATCCAACACAATAATAATGGATTCATGGAGCAAAATCAAAGTATTCCGACGGCCGCTGAGCCGGAAAACGAGGCGAAAGGCGGGAAGAAAAAGGGGGAGAAGAAGAGCAGAAAGCCTAGATTCGCCTTCCAAACTAGAAGCCAAGTTGATATACTTGATGATGGATATAGATGGAGGAAATATGGTCAGAAGGCTGTCAAGAACAATACATTTCccag AAGCTATTATAGATGCACGCATCAAGGTTGCAATGTGAAGAAACAAGTGCAGAGGCTTTCGAAAGATGAAGGGATAGTGGTGACTACTTATGAAGGCGTGCATTCTCATCCAATCCAGAAATCTACCGACAATTTTGACCACATTCTTAGTCAAATGCAGATATACACTTCTTTATGA